In Silene latifolia isolate original U9 population chromosome 6, ASM4854445v1, whole genome shotgun sequence, the genomic window tatttattaatatattttgtATGAACTATTGGAAACATTTTTTTTGAAGTGAACTTCTATAATGGTGAACCACTGGAAACAATTTTTGTATGTAACATGTTATATTTGGGGCCCCAAGTTGGAAGCTCGCACAGGGCCCTCCGATAGCTCCGGGATGGCCCTGAGAATTTGGTGTCGAAATAGAAAAGGAAGGCTGTGTATTGTTACGTCCTGACTCGAAGATAAATGAACCGTGACAAACAGTGTTATAGGAAACCAGAATTTGGTGTCGAAACGGAAAAGCTGGCTTCTGCGACTCTAAAGGAAGTTAATCAATTATTTGCAAGTCATTAGCTCAATTTTGTTGGTCTGAATTTCAATTGCTTAGCCagctttctcttccttttaccaGTCTTctataaaagtaaacaaatgaccgtgACGGAATAACATATCTCAATTTTGTTGCTGAAATCTGAATTTCTATTGCTTTGCTTTCTCTTCAgttcagtctttctagtttctgatagatgaaccatctcaaccaaaaccctaaggtgatggttgaggcccaactattataaatattcctattagttTCGATTATGTGATCAATTTCATTCCTCTAAATTTTACTAGTTGCTTGCTTTCACTTCATTTACGAACTAAATCAAAATGAATAAAATACGATGAACCACGACTTTTTGGTTCTGTATTAAAATAAGTCAATGGCTATTATAAAATACACATTATCTGGTTTTCCGACGGTACTGTAACATGCATGTATGGTTCATAATCATTCTAGTTGCACTGTTGCAGTTTTGGTTAAAAAAAAGGTCAACCCATTTCGAATCAACCTTAAACTTCAAAAGGGACCTAGACCACCACAATTCTGATAGTCTAATGTTCCTCTGTAGATGCTACGAGAATCGGCAAGAGCAAGCTCAAGGTCATAGTTATTTGTAGCTCTTTTGATGTCGCTGACTACTTGATTGACATAATTTTAAGCTGCTGATCCGCTTTCTAGGCCATGGCTTAGAGGAAGCTGCTTTACAAATAAAACACCACCATTTCTGATGAAATAGTCCACTGACTCAAGCTTATGACTGTTATTTCTGGCTCTTGTACTCCGTCAAAGACCCATTTGATAGGGACCAAATACCTATGAAATGATAGGGCCATTTATCTTTCGTCTTTTTTCCCTTTCTTCATAATCATTGTATTCCTTTTTTTCATCTACATCCTCATGAAGATTGGTAGTCTTTTTTAGTCCCTTTGATTGAAAATTTCCAGTTTTTTTTTCTTGATTTTCTTCTTCTTAATGACTAGACTTTGATTTACTCTCCAATTTAGCCTGGGAGAGTTTATCATAGTTATATATCTTGGCTAAAGAAGGATTAAATCAAGAATTTAAAAGCAATATTCTAATTGTTGATGATAGAAATGCGGTTggagattttaatttttttggatttctaCTGAGATCTGGAAATCTTTTCTTCTAAATTTGAAGTTTCTTCATAATAGTTTCGGGTTTCTTTATATCTCCTTTAGAATTATTTGCACTTATATAAGCACAACACCTTGTTCCCTCTTTCATGTCGAAACTAGTCCCCTTCTTCACCTTggaaacctttttttttcttgtgCTGTAAACTCTTCTTTCCGACTTTGTTTCGGTGAGTTTGTGGTCTGTGAGGTTGCGGGGCCAATGTCTATTATGTTCTCACGTCTTTTGCATTGTGGTGCGGCACATTCCGTGTTATTGCAAGCCTGTATCACCAGTTTTAGGGAGAAATCGTTACTATTTCTTCGGTTTATTTATTATATCATTCTTTTTTTCTTTGTTGGGGTATTGAAGTAACTCTCTTCTAGATTAAGAGCTTCCTCTTTACTgtctttttttttatgtttgtttgtgGTGTTTGGAAAATCTTTGATTTTCTTGCACCTTTCTCACCCGAGAGGGTTATAGGTAGATTTCGATCAATCTAGTTTCCTTAATATCAGAAGATACTCAAATCATAGTTTATTccaattaacaaaaataaaatacggaATACGTTTTTATCAATTAACAGAAAAAAGAAATACGCAGCACAATTTAGAATTATTGAATGTTTTACATtgagtaacacccggtgtcgccaaCTCATTTTCCAATGCGGATAGGATACATGTCTTTTGCACAAATTTGgagtaaattatcaataactcccttttaaaatatactttttaaaatttactcccttttaaaaaaaagtttaaaaattacacccataATATTGCAAAATTTTAGAAATTGCTCCCAAACCCCTACTtttacatttttatgacaaaaatgccccttattttatttcttatatGACGAGTACGGTGGTGAAATTTGGCGGAGGATTGTGGTGGTTAGCCGTGGAGTCCTTGGGTGGTTGAAGTGTGGGCATAGTTGTAATGGAGTTGGGTAGTAAtatgaaaaattttaaaaaataaggGGTATTTTTGTCGTAAAAATGCAAATATAAGGGTTTGGtagcaatttttaaatttttgtaatattttgggtgtaatttttaaataattttttaaaagggagtaagttttaaaaagtgtattttaaaagggagttattgataatttactcAAAAATTTGTTTGCATATCTATTCTGGTGCCTTAGCTAGCTTGAGTAATTGTTTTGCATTTTCGACGTGTTTTATTGAATCCAAGAGCCAAGGATCTACCCTGAAGCAAAGACTCAAGAGGAAAACAAAAGAAACCTGAAACCACGATTAATTCTATTCCGGAAATTGCAGAACTTATTATACTCTTACATGTTTAGACCAACGTTGGAAAACGCTTTCGTTAGAATTTACTGTATATTCTACGAAACACCTGGTTCAATTTGTTTCATACTTTCATTGGATATACGCCATGTTCAAGTGTTCAACCTGATCAAATTTTCCAGATTTATGGAAATTATTTTGGGAAAGACGAAAAAAAGTGTGATACTTATATATCAACTCAAAATTTACAGAAACATCAAGGTCGAAGTAAAAGCAACAAGAATAGAACCACAAGTAACATGTTTCCTTAATGAAATGGCGTCATTTGATGGAGCGTGAGTATGACCATGGTTTGGAGGGGAATCCGCGGCAAAACCTGTAGCCACGCCGGTAGGGTTGACGGCCGTGACAGGACTAGTagcatttggggtggcaattgttGGCGTTGTAGTGGTTGATGGAGCCAACCCAAATGGAGATGATGTTGGAGTTACTGCGCTTGTGGTTGGCGAAGCTGCAACATTCGTGGGAGCCTGAGCAGCGGAGGAAGATCCAGAGAGTCCGACATCATAAGTCATGGTAAGATCAGGTTTAAACAGACCAAATGACCTCTCGGAAGTAGGACCCGGCTTCAAGTCCTCATCATACAAAGCAAACAGATATGTATCCACTGATTTCCCGGGCATCAATGGTGTTCCTACCATAGACTTTAGGTGCTTTACTAAATTTCCATTATAAGCCTTTGCATTCTCCAAACTCGGTCCCACCTCGTTGTCGTCTCCTTTGTAAGGCCACCCTGTTTCTGCAACCACGATTTCTACCCCCTTGAATCCCGCTTTATCCAGTGCTGAATGAACTGCGTCAACCTGAATTAATGTATACCTTAGTTTAACAAGTCTTTGAGTGGTCGTACTCGACTACTCGTGACCTTAAAAAAAGACGGTATAAGAAGAATACTAACCTGGGCATCAAACATGTTCATGTAGTTGATCTTAGTCCCAGAATCAACCCTCCCAGCATTAGGCTGAAACAAGCAGAAAGCCAACGTGTCCGGCCTAGGGTCACTCTGGTATGCAAAATATGGGTACGGGTTGATCATAAATGGTGAACCCGTAGACTTCAGAAATGCAAGCAGAGTCGTCATCACGTCCCCATAACTTGGGTTAAAACTCCCAGCAGACGGAGGATCCGACTGTGCTAAAACCGCCATAGCATGGACAGTCGAGACCTTGATCTTGTCTGCACCAGCCTCTCCAAGGGCACTTTGAAGATTTTTCATGGCTGGCAAGAGGGAGGTCATCAAATTCTCATCACCCGATAACATGACCTCATTGCCTACTGCAATAATGATAATGTTGCTTGCAGGGTAGTAAGGTGAAACATTGGAGTTGATCCATCCTTTAGCAGTGCTTGGATCGGATGCTATACCGGGTATGTCACCATTTGCGACTCCAATGACAATGCCAATGTTGGTGTTGGCAAGGGCTTTTATTATTGTCGGGTCAGCTCCGTAGAGTCGGACCTTTTGAATGGAAGTAGATTGCAGGAGCTTTGCACTAGCTGATGGTGGTGGCAGGTTGTCTGCTACTATGCCGTAGTTTATTCCTATGTATGGTTGGGATCCTGTACATAGTTTTATGTCCCAATTGTTAATTCTCCACTTTTAACTGACTTATAAGCTAGAGGATATTACCATggactttttcattttctaagatTACCCTCTTTTTTTGTCTCTTGGCAACAAGTTCAGGATACAataaacttttttttcaaattgatcgtTTTAAGAGGTCTTCAGCTTTATAAAGAATTCATTGACGGCTCAACTcggagtcgggaattatggttggtcaaagtttattcgttaaaaaatctTTGACCAGCCATAACTACCAGCTACAAGTTCAAATAgcggtgatttttttttaaaaaaaaattcaagaccttgacgagataattggtttgaaaaaaaaattactattttCTTAACTCGTAACAGATAATTCTTGTCGGTCaaaggttttttttttgaaaaatgatggatacaccttagaaaacgaaaaagtttaggggtatacgagagaatatcccaaatagaaaacgaaaaagtttaGGGGTATACGAGAGAATATCCCCAATTTATAATCTCAAAGTATTACTCTATTTATCTGGATCATTTCCTACCTTTTTATGTTATTGtgagaggtattttaatcaaaggtaaacaaatgattggacgGAGGAAGTAGTATGCAAAGTTTTAGCATTAAAGAATCTTCAACTATTTTCTGCAACAGAGGTATATTCAGGGGCATATCTCTCATAGAGTCCCGGCTACCTTAAGACTAACCCGAAAACTCTTGCATAGAATCGTCTTCTATTACTTTTACTCGTATGATGAATTTAAAGCTCCCGGCTACCTTAATCCTAACCCGAAAATAGGAAGTTTGTATAAGGTGTATAGTAATGTCCCAACCTTGGACCTTAAATCAATACGAATAATTCTGAAAGTTTCTAAATGAACTGTTGAACAATGGAATTACAAGAAAACAAAGAAGTTAAAcaaccttgtttcttttttttttggcaaataaAGACGCGAATGCAACGTTTACGTTCTGAGGGGAGTCCAGCTCCTACTAAATCAAGATTTATACAAAACAGATAAAGACGCGACTGCAACGTTCTAAACTACGAGGAAAAACAAGTATTTAGATGAAATAGTTGCTCAAAATGGGTGATTTCAAATTAAGTGTTATACAACGAAGTGAGTAGAAATAAAACTTACTGGAGAGATGAAAAGCTTGTAAAAGAAAGAGGAGGGCGAAGGACAATGTTATGGCATGGTTTGCCATAGTTTTCTAATGAAGGAAATGCTGTTATTTTGTGGTGTGTATTGTTGGGTACCGAAGGTGAGCAGAAAGAGTGAGGAAAGAGCAAGTATTTTAAGGATGTTGCCTTAGTTGCCAAGGTTTTCTTGTTCTTATACCAATCCTACCTCTCTCATTCTTGCTTCACTTTTTAAATCAAAATCTAGACATTGTAAACTGAAAAGTTAAAATTTGGTAAATATTTGCTACTACTCCTTTCGTTCCATTGAATTCTTTACATTTGCTTTTTCTTTCCATTAAATTCTTTACGTTTATTTTCTGAACGCTATTTATAAGTAAGAAAAATTTTCAATACAATACATCCGACTTTAGAGTAGAATTTTTCTATGACAAGagtataagaaaaggggaaagcagggagcatgaaggtaggacaAGTAAATTAATCATTTGTCCAGAATACCAAAGTCGATTACAAGTTTACAACGTAACGGTAAAGACCAGGGAATCTAGTAACTTAATTCAAATTTTAATTTCAGGATGGAGTTGTCGGTCCGGAAGTATCTCAACCATGTAGTGTAATAAATTTAGCTATCTTTAGTTTATCAAATACATGTCCCATTTTCAATCTCAACTTATGTCCTCGTACTCGTTCCGTCTCAGTTATTTTTTAACGTTTATATTTATTATAAggtgtattttaatcaaagataaacaaacgaTTTGAACAGGTAATACAGTTTATATTTTGTGAGGGTTTAGGTTTGATCGGATAACTCCACTACAATGAGTGGCTTGCAAATTTGTTATCAGCTTATTGACAAACGTAGAACACTTCAATCatacgagtataattaaaccaATTTAAATAAATATATGCTTCTTTTGAGTTGAGAATAAACTAAAATCCCCAAATCTAATTAAAATCCGAGTGACGAGAAGATATTCTCTATTTCATTCACATATTTATGTGAATGGTTTACATAAGTTATTGTAAAATACTAAAATGCATGTTAATAACTCGAATAATGTACCAAGGTTCtgtttggcacgacacttcaggtagcttatttgaccaaagtaccTTATTTAACAAAtcatttcagctacctgatttttttgcaaatgtttgacaagtagcttatttggtcaaataaggtacctaaaataaaatgctacctaagatagcatttgagaaatcaggtacctgaaatgacttattttccattttttacccctttattctataatattaaataattttcatatcctatCATTTTACCAAAATTAGCTACCTTTTCatctagtttgccaaacacatttttatataatcagttaccttatcaactcctaattttcagctaccctATAATTAcctttttcaggtttcagttaccaCCTTTCCAGGTTTCAGCTACATTTTCAGGTAGTTTTCAGGTAGTTTTGTCAAACATAGCCCAATTCTTGTATGATATCATTTTCATAATAAGTTTATTGTGTGATCTTTCATATAAAATGTAGTTATCCTTCTTATTTACTCCGTAtgtttttcattttccttttTCAATTTCTAGTTTATTATGGGTTAAGTCTCACATTAAACTTATGTGAAACACTGAGACCGTCTCTCACTTATTCCGCTTAGTAACACCTGCTAGTATTTTCCATACGTAATTCCACATACCATTAATGTAAAATTAGCTTGTTTGGATATTACCATCGATCTAGAATTCTCTCCCAAGAGAAACCATGCAAACATGTACTTTTAATTGTTGGGTTTGGCATATGCTAGATTCCGTTCTTGTAAACTTAATTTCAATTTATTAGACTCGAATTTTGGTGCATTTTTAGCAGTTCAAAACAAATGGATTGCAAAAGTAGAGTTGGTATCGTGGTAAGCAAAAGAAACTTGGTAGGATTCAAAGGGCCCTCCTCCTCTAGTCCTCTACCTTGAGTCTCAACTTAAAACAAACTTTATAATACTGCCTTTTTCTTTACCATTTCCTTCCTTGCTAAGAATAACTTTAACTTTTCAACATATTCAAATGTTATAGTGTGATTGATATGTAAAGCATCAACATAATACAACAATACATAATCACCTACCTAAAGGGAAAGAGACTCAACATGTCTCACTTGTCTAAGGCCTAATAGTAGTAGATACATGAATGCATGATACACTCTGCAATAAGAAATTCGACGCCAttcaacttttttgtttttttccagTAAACTACTCAGTTCTGATTTTGACCCTTAAAGTTGTGTCCAGCAATCGAGCGAGTCCATGTGCGTCATCTCGAACTCCCCTTGGTTCACTTG contains:
- the LOC141586659 gene encoding glucan endo-1,3-beta-glucosidase 7-like yields the protein MANHAITLSFALLFLLQAFHLSRSQPYIGINYGIVADNLPPPSASAKLLQSTSIQKVRLYGADPTIIKALANTNIGIVIGVANGDIPGIASDPSTAKGWINSNVSPYYPASNIIIIAVGNEVMLSGDENLMTSLLPAMKNLQSALGEAGADKIKVSTVHAMAVLAQSDPPSAGSFNPSYGDVMTTLLAFLKSTGSPFMINPYPYFAYQSDPRPDTLAFCLFQPNAGRVDSGTKINYMNMFDAQVDAVHSALDKAGFKGVEIVVAETGWPYKGDDNEVGPSLENAKAYNGNLVKHLKSMVGTPLMPGKSVDTYLFALYDEDLKPGPTSERSFGLFKPDLTMTYDVGLSGSSSAAQAPTNVAASPTTSAVTPTSSPFGLAPSTTTTPTIATPNATSPVTAVNPTGVATGFAADSPPNHGHTHAPSNDAISLRKHVTCGSILVAFTSTLMFL